From one Candidatus Binataceae bacterium genomic stretch:
- a CDS encoding cyclase family protein, with the protein MAKSKSKKSAVKKAPRAKPRLKSAARAVASKKSAKNPAVRRPPAPAAPKLPRYDELPIRAGAPQGAAWGVFGDSDEVGTINLLSPERVRAAAGSIRSGKVFALNLPINIPDPPLFTRGKHTHTVKIFPNAEFVLDDYLDNFYPQASSQWDALCHVKHPMLGAYNGIPDREITGRGGTRLGIDNLARRGIAGRGVLADIARHYDRIGKSLSYTQAESIPLEDLEATLSAQKVKLQAADILLIRIGWTSFYLSASEETKAELARETVVPGIEGTSRMARWIWDHHLAAVASDSPALEALPKGEGDDFLHFHMLSFFGMPIGEMWNLEGLAEDCAADGRYDFFLTSAPLNVPGGVGSPPNALAIK; encoded by the coding sequence GTGGCGAAATCGAAATCTAAAAAATCGGCGGTTAAGAAAGCCCCCAGGGCCAAACCGCGCTTGAAATCGGCCGCGCGCGCGGTCGCTTCGAAAAAGTCCGCGAAGAACCCGGCGGTGCGGCGTCCCCCTGCGCCGGCCGCACCCAAGCTCCCGCGCTACGACGAGTTGCCTATTCGAGCGGGCGCACCCCAGGGAGCAGCGTGGGGCGTCTTTGGCGATAGCGACGAAGTCGGCACCATAAACCTGCTCTCCCCGGAGCGCGTCCGCGCCGCCGCCGGCTCGATTCGCAGCGGCAAGGTGTTCGCGCTCAACCTGCCGATCAATATTCCGGACCCGCCGCTCTTCACGCGCGGCAAGCACACCCACACGGTGAAAATCTTCCCCAATGCGGAATTCGTCCTCGATGATTACCTGGACAACTTTTATCCGCAGGCATCCTCGCAGTGGGACGCTCTGTGCCACGTCAAGCACCCGATGCTCGGCGCCTACAACGGCATTCCAGATCGCGAAATAACCGGCCGGGGTGGCACGCGATTGGGAATCGACAACCTGGCACGTCGCGGTATCGCGGGACGGGGTGTGCTCGCCGATATCGCGCGCCACTACGATCGCATCGGCAAGAGCCTCAGCTACACGCAGGCGGAATCGATTCCGCTCGAGGACCTCGAGGCGACCCTGTCCGCGCAGAAGGTCAAGTTGCAGGCTGCTGATATTCTGCTGATTCGAATCGGATGGACCAGCTTCTACCTTTCCGCGAGTGAGGAGACCAAGGCCGAGCTCGCGCGCGAGACGGTGGTGCCGGGCATCGAAGGCACCAGCCGCATGGCGCGCTGGATTTGGGACCATCACCTGGCGGCGGTTGCGTCGGATTCCCCAGCGCTGGAAGCGCTGCCCAAGGGCGAAGGCGATGACTTCCTGCATTTCCACATGCTGTCGTTCTTCGGAATGCCAATCGGCGAGATGTGGAACCTCGAAGGGCTCGCCGAGGATTGCGCTGCGGACGGACGCTACGATTTCTTTCTGACCTCCGCGCCCCTGAACGTGCCGGGTGGGGTCGGCTCGCCGCCCAACGCGTTGGCGATAAAGTAG